The stretch of DNA tttaaacgaCTGGCTTCACGTCTTCTTTTAATATTACTGTACTAGGTGATTTGTACTTTCTTCGGGGTCGGTGATTTATATTTGCAGTGATTCCCTGATCGAGGTCCgaataaaaatacatgaacttttcgcttttgcttatgcttaaaaataatttgaagtcCCGACATTAAGTTGGAGTTCATTctaggaatttttttcatcgtagcttatttttaggctttgttttttattgctaagaacaaatacgtaaaagttttatttataaattattttttgtgtgtgaaTATGCTGGAAAAAACCAGTACGATGACCACCACGTCTCTAGTCCTCCTCTGTCTTATTTATCTCCACGATCACATGCATGTTTACAAAGTACCACATATATTTCCAGTAATTTCCTTTATGGGGGCCATGCTCTTTCAACACAATATCCCATTCAATGTTAACCGCACATGCTCAAGGTGCAATGATTGTAATTTTGGATTAAATTGATTAAGCTAGAAGGATGAAtgaaacaaatcaaaaaaatatgcaaactTTTGATTGAATTGTGATTCGTggttaaaaagtcaacgctGCAAAATAGATTACCTcataaatcaactctaaattaagtttgaaagtttaaatttttgtcgTGACCGATAAACCAAGAAGAGCATTACTATGCATGCTATGATTGTTATATTatgttttaacattttttagtGTTTACAAGCTACTATTTGGAGCCACACACTTCCAAATGCACTAACACATACagtaataaaaaacaaaaaaaaacaaaaaagaaaatggtctACGATTTCAAACAGTTATACTGGGGCACATGCGTTTTCATCCAGAGATAACATAAActagcaaaaaagaaagatatgcTTTGCTAATGTGAAAGGCTCAAAAGCAGGTACATATAAAAGGGGCCAGCTAATGGAGCAATGGCACAACAATTGCAGGTCATTTTTCAGGTGTTGGTGAAAAGATATATTAAAGCAACTTTGTGGCGTCAAAACATCAATAATTAGGGTGGTGGagtactttttctttttaacataCGGTGGGAGATtacttgtatttataaattttgaaattgtatAAGAATGTTTTGAGGGACTCTCGTGCCACTCACAACCCTAGAGCCCTCGGAGCATTTATTTGTCTCACTATATTTGTgctgtactccctccgtcccaaaataaaccaatttttcattttttacctataatttttgactctttgttttattcaatttctttttacgattgctatttttgtttttattagatgataaattatgaatagtattttacgtgtgactaattttttttttctaattttctaaaattttttcaaataagacggatgatcaaacgttagacacgaaaaccggagaattgattttctttttggacAGAAGGGAGCATGTCTCTAGGTTTGCGATGTTCATTCAATCTAGCGTGCTTATACCTCAATGGAGGTGCTGATCATGAAGTTAGTTGTTGTGTTGGTAAGACGAGATGCATGGTAAATATGATATGTGACTAGCAAAAAAGATGTTACTGTGGGTGACATACATTGGGTTTTTAATCTAACTCAAATTAAGTCGTTCGATAGCGATTTGGGACGGTGTCATGACAACGTTAGGCTTGGCCTCATTTATCTCTAAAATGATGCATGTCTTCTCTAATATGGCTCTAAGAATCTATATCTCTACTGCCGTGAAATGTAGTTATCGTCCTCCCTCACTATCATGCTATGAACACAACTACTCtatcttgagaaaaaaatatgaaaaaaacatatggtaagataaaaagaaaaacataaaccAAGCTGTTGGATACTGTACCCGTCTATATGAGATTTAATTAGACAATCTTTCACTATAAACATGATGCAATTTACATGAATGTTACTCTTGCTTTCATCCCCTCCTCCCACCCACACGAGCATAAGTAATATAAGCAGAAGAACAAACAGATAAAACACTCCCAAAACCATTTCTAGTCATAAAAGGTACGTACAACCTATTCACGGTGGCATGGACTTGTTATAATCTAGAAGTACGTGACATTGGTAGTACAATAAGAActaaaagtaataaaaagaagaagatgacGATGAAGAAGAAGGGCTATTACACccgtaccaaaatataaacatttatatgttatttagcATAAAATAAGTAgatcttaaaatattttttagtcacttcggtggtcaatttttgatttttaaattgattagattaatttctttttctaaacatTCGATTGACTTTGAAATCACTAAAGTGATTGAAATCATTAAAATGATTGAAGTCATACtacaatataaattttaaatgctaGAGTTACTCATATTTTTAAGTCAGAGGGAGCAGTTTACAATTGGTTGGGTGTGTAGCAATTCGCCAGGATAGGAGGGGTTGTGACGCAAAAAGGCCATCTTTTTCAAACGGTTCCTTCTCTCGCTTTCCCCTCCGTCGTGCCTGCACACACTAGCCCCGCTTCCCCACCAAAACTAATTGATTAATCCAACCATTAGTTAATCAATCAGGATTGATTAGTAGGAGTTAATCCAGACTAGCCCACTCCCACcgagtcgtcgtcgccttcctcctccgcaTCGCATCGCATCGCATCGGACGCGGAGAGCACAACGACGCGCttgttctcctcctcctcctcctcctcttcggcGGAATGCTCGCTCCATTGATTGGTTGATTAGCTTGCGAAAGGAGTCGACtttgaggcggcggccggaggccAAGCCAAGCCCCCAAGATCGGGAGCGAGGAATGGGGAGCTACGCGTACAAGTACTGCATGTGCTTCACCCGCAAGttccgctcgccggcggccgaccCGCCGCCCGACGTGCGGGCCGCCTTCCAGGCcgcgtgctcctcctcctccagcggcggctgcggcggcggcgacgggctcCGCCGCTTCCTCTCCCAGGTGCAGGGGGAGCCCCCCGAGGAGGTGGACCGCATCCTCCCGCTGctcaccgcccccgccgccggcatcGCCTCCCGCCTCGTCGGGCCCCGGCAGCagcccgcgccgtcgctcgacGACTTCTTCGGGTTCCTCTTCTCCGCCGATCTCAACCCCCCCATCGCCACCCAGGTGCTTCGCCACTTTACTCATTTTTACTGCGAAAGcaggcattttttttctatctaatTGCTCTCAAAAGTTACTTTCTTTTTGGTTATAGTCTTATAGATTAAGCAAATGAAAGCATCTGATAATCGGTTTTGTTAagaaaaatagcaaaagaaagcATCCGGCTAATGCAAAGAGTGTACTCggccgtgttttttttttttactgatttgGTTGATTTCAATTCTGTCACCAGGTTCACCATGACATGTCAGCGCCGTTTTCGCACTATTACGTATACACGGGGCATAATTCCTACTTAACTGGAAACCAGCTTAACAGTGACTCCAGCGACGTCCCGATCATCAAGGCATTGCAGAGGGGTGTCAGGGTGATTGAACTCGATATGTGGCCGAATTCTGCAAAGAACAACGTCGACATTCTTCATGGGGGGTGGGAGTTCTTATTGCTTAACACATTGACTTAATAATAAgcctttctcttttcttacCTTGCAAGTTGAAATATATGCTCAGAACTACTCATGATCTCTTCCTTTAAGAAATGATCTTCAGGGCCTGACTCTGTTTTTTGAATAGATTTTTGCGAAACAAGTGAGTATTCTTCGGAGAAAAAGTCAACTATGAGATGGCTTTtcccttaaaaaaaactaggacATGACTTTTCTTTAGGCCAGTAGCACAATAGTAAATTCATGCTACTTAGTGTGTTGACATTTGTAGTAATTACGAGAAAACTTCCTCAATTAAAAGTCCACTAGAGCAGATTAATATGGCCAATCATTTGAGAAGCAATTTGATACAACCtcctttccaaaatataaggtttTTTGTACGTTTTTTCAAATCGTATGGGCAGAGTTGCATTTTGGAAAGCGTGCAGGattccttatattttggaacgaaggAAATAGTTCGCAATTGTATGGTAGAAAGTTGCACtcgttttcttttgaaaacaaTTGATAGAACTGTACTTAGTGTTGAACGTTGTGTCATTCATTAATTCCTACATATTTTAGGATATTAAGAGTtcaagataatttttttgcaaccCCAAATCTTAATGTGGAAATTCAAtttccctctaaaagaaatcaaCAAGGAAAGTTATCTCCATACATAATACTATTAGTGCAGTAAAATTTCACAAATACTCTATTTTGACCTTAGCTTTTTAGTTCAATGCTGATAGTCAAttctatttttgtatttattagtTTGTCATGTAAAtaattgtcaaaaaaaaattgtcaaaaagCTCATGTTGCTTGCaaccatatattatttttcaatatatatccTGATGAGTATTTCTCTTGGTATTTAAAAGGACATTGACTGCACCTGTAGAAATCATCAGATGTTTGAAGTCCATTAAAGAATATGCCTTTTGTTCTTCACCATATCCTCTCGTCATTACTCTTGAGGATCACCTAACACCAGATCTCCAAGCTAAAGTAGCTGAGGTAAAGTTTACCTTTTGAAATCTTCCTCTACATTTTTGTGCTTAAAAACCATCACTTCTGACTCCAAATAATTGTAGATGCTCGTCAAAACATTTGGGGATCTCCTTTTCATCCCAAGTTCAGACCCAGTAAATGAGTTTCCTTCCCCAGAATCTCTAATGAAGAAAATAATCATCTCAACTAAACCACCACAAGAATACAAGAAGTTTCTTAAATCTCAGGATAATCAAAATATCAATGTTGGCATAACTAATCTGGCAGAGGAAGGAAGCTTGAGAAGAATAGATTCAAATGCTGAAGAATCTGATGGAAAGGTATCCAATCACTGTCTTTTGAAGTCATTAACTCATGCtataatgaaagaaaaaaaagtcatcaattaAGCAAGTTAATTGTTGTGAACAGGATGAACTGGATGATCAAGATGAGGATTCCTCTGATGAGGATGACTCCAAATTTCAGCAGGATACTGCTTGTGAGTATAGGAATCTGATCACCATCCACGCTGGCAAACCAAAAGGCCATTTGAGGGATGCACTTAAGGTGGATCCTGACAAAGTCAGGCGCCTTTCTTTGAGTGAGACACAGCTAGCTAAAGCGACAGCTTCTCATGGTGCCGATGTTATAAGGTAATTTGCACTTGCtcatatgattatatttgAAGTACAGTGCATATGAACATTAGATAGTGTCAGCTAATTTAAAACAATGAATGTTTTGGGGAAAATGAACCAAATGAGGTCCTTTTTTATTACTTgtgtttttagttttgttgtatatatttacattttagtCTTTAATGTTCCAAAAGTACATATGTGGTTACATTTGATGATTGTAGTCAACAAACATTGCTGGAGATTGAACATATAGGTGAAACTAATTTACATTCATATTTCATAAAGTTGGTACAGTTCCTTGGCCATCAGACAAGTGCTGTTCTGACGCAGTTTAATATAATTCAGGTTCACTCAGAAGAATATACTCAGGGTGTATCCGAAGGGTACAAGGATTAATTCTTCCAACTATGACCCAATGAATGCCTGGACTCATGGTGCTCAGATGGTTGCATTTAACATGCAGGTTGGATGACAATTCTCAACTGTCATAAATCACCGTAGTTTTTATCCATGCATGTCTCTTATCCTCACATAGTTTTTGGTGGTTTGAATGTTTCATATATTGAACTTGGTGTTTCAGTTGTCAACATAATGCATTCAAATGTAAATTGATCTGGTACTCCATAAATCGCTCTAGTAGTATAGGAGAAGTTTAGTTCTTGTACCAGGACGTGGATGTAAACTGCATGTAGAATTATAGCAGATAGCAATTTGTTGTGAACGCTGTTCTGACTTGCTTTTCATATTTCAGGGGCATGACAAAGCACTCCGGTTAATGCAAGGATTTTTTAGAGCTAATGGAGGCTGTGGCTATGTCAAAAAGCCTGACTTCTTGGTTAGAACAGGTCCAAATGGTGAAGTATTTGATCCTAACGCAAGTATGCCTGTGAAGAAAACTCTGAAGGTGAAAGTATATATGGGAGATGGATGGCGAATGGATTTCAGTAAAACTCATTTTGACACCTTCTCTCCACCTGATTTCTATACTAGGGTAAGCAAGTGAAATTGTCGAAAACcgtaaaatttctatttactAGGTTGCAAGATAAAACGTGAATGAATAATGAGAATGGTGAAtgcatatacaaatatttaggTGGGGATCGCTGGAGTACGGGCAGATTGTGTGATGAAGAAGACTCAGACAATCGAGGATCAGTGGGTACCAGTGTGGAACGAGGAGTTCACATTCCCTTTGACGGTACCAGAGCTGGCTGTGCTGAGGATCGAGGTCCATGAGTATGATATGTCGGAGAAGCATGACTTTGGGGGGCAGACATGCCTGCCGGTGTCGGAGCTGAAGCAGGGCATCCGCGCCGTGCCTCTCCATGATCGCCGGGGCAACAGGTACAAGTCTGTCAGGCTCCTCATGCGCTTCGACTTCCTCTAGCTACCTACCTACCTACCTAGCTAGTGTTGCTGCACAAACCAGAATACCAGTGATGTATTTTGCTAGCTCTCTAGGCTTCTTCAGCTGctgcatatatgcattatGGGTGTAGATGTACTATTGTTGTAATCGTGCATGCATCTTGCATGTCTTGATAATGATAATAAAGCTAGCATGGTTTTAGGAGCATACATACATGTACAACTTTGTTGACTATATCTAGTATTCTAGTCAGTGAAGCTGGTCCATCTGTTTATCAGGTGaatggtttttttaatttattgatCATTTAAAACCACTATATCAAAAATCCGATAAATCCCAACTCTGCCTTCTTTCTTTTGGGAcgaaaaccttttttttaaaaaaaatattttggtatgATCCTTAccaatatgaaacaaaaaagttGATCTTGATTATCATAACAACGCATCTAGCTTAATgtagaatataaaaaatctaaaagttgcactgtatttacacaaaatttgCACCTTTTATATTATACAAATTTAGGGTATGCATCATGCAAGTTTAGGTGACTTACAAATAAGAAAAGACAGGTGACTGATAAATAGCAAAACTGCGAAGGAAATTTATTTCTCTGATTACAGTGGGTGCTGTGCAATTAGTTGATTCGGATTTTGTGCTCTTTAGTTTAGATGATTTGAGACAATGGAATACCCCTGAATTGTTATGAAATGTTCACGGTTAATCATGGTGGCTGGACTGCTAAGTGACTTTTCTTCGTTATCGCCAGAAAAACTAGTTTAGTAATAACAGGCAGGcttatccacgtggtttaacAAGTACGGTGACCAATCCCACATGGTATATGGATACATGTATGTGCACTGCCAAGTCATCAATCCAATTATCCATCATGTCATGCAAAAATTATTGTTTCGCTCCAAACAAATGGAAACGTAAACATCTGAATTTCAGAGTAGCAATGCATCCATTGCTTGATTCAGATTCAGATTTCAGAGTGATCATCAGACGAGAAGAGCTGGCAATTCCTTTTGTTCACATTTCTTCATTTCCCGGGAAAACAATtccttcatatttatttatttatttgtttattactctttccttttctggttatctgtttttttctttggttacTGCCACCTATGAAGAACCAATTGTTCTGGGAAATGCAAAACATTTTCACCATATTCACAAAATAATAACCACCCCCAGTTCTGTTATTGTCCCTGCACCAATGTCTGCTAAACCATCAGGACTTCCAATGCCTTCATCTTCAGTTAGATATTTTGCCCAGGTAATCTGTTATTCTcttttaatacatatttgttgttgttggcaCTTCCTTTGTGCTATGAAAATATGGTGATATTTTTACAATCCACTTTGAGTTTGAGGTATCAATAGATTTCTACCCCGTGTTAAGTTCTTACTTGCTAATTTCAAATTAATTGCCTGAAAATGCTTATGAAAGTACTTGTTGTTGATTATGTGTAATTGCGTGTGGAAAATGAGGTGATGTGAaaattgtactccctccagtttgcACATAACTATCTTTTGGACAAGACTGGTATTGAAGTTTTCGAATTTgtactataaattattttgaaatatgtaCTTTAGGAACATGAAGATCATATGTATAGATTAGTCTTAAAAACtacttcaataaaataaataaataatatatttgttgatATTTCGATAATATCGTAATTAGAAAATTGTGGCCAAAGTTGTTTTTTGGAGACTCTGTCCTTGTTCAAACTGTAGGGAGTACAAAACAAGGGATGTCCATCTTACAAAATGTATGACTGAGTAGACACAAATTCTCGGAATTGACTTTCAGCACTTCACGTTACTGAATTTATGCAGTATCTTAAGTTTGTATTTCCTATAtgattcttcttttttgggagaatattttgttttcatgaGAATGATCATTTTTGAAAACTTTAACCTCATTATTTGATGAATTATTTTAGGGAATAGCTCCAGTATCACATGATGATGCTACTCAAAGAAATTCTGAGGTGCTTTAGTGTAAACATTTCTTCACTCGTGGGATCGCCTTGGCATAAACTGCCTGTGGATCTAAAAAGCAGACTCCTCTAACAAAGCAGTTACCATTTTCCAAATAATTTCTCTGTTGCTTCCAATGTTCCAGTGCAGCCTGTTACTAGTGAGAGCACTCTCAACATTCTGACCCCTTCATTTCCTTATCTTTTGTTTGTTATATGTAGCAACACTTGTCAGAAAGTATTGTGCCATATTCAGCAAAATTTGGTAATAGAAACAATCTAGAAATGCCAGATGATGATGTTTGTCTGCCGGAAATGCAGCTGCTACACAACAGTTGAGTTCTAAAGATTACCATGATGCCAGAAATGATATGCCCAATGAGAGAGCAATGAATGTGCTGTggaggaataattaactttttgccgcTCTTATAATAACgttaacatatttgtcattgggtccacatgtcatagacacatgagtgTGTCATAGACAACGagtgacaaatatattatgtgtcatttttaaaagcgataaaaagttaaatacccAGGATGGTGCGCTACGAAGACGTTGAAGTATTGATCTTATTGAGGGCAACCGTTAGCTTTAACCTATCTGTACGTCAAACATTAGGCCTGTTGAGGATTCCTGCTGTCTTAAATCAATTTTATTCCTCAGTCGATCCTACTGTTGGTAGTTCATTGGCATCTTCTTGCATTTCTTCTCCAGGATGCACCTGAAATGGTAATCTCAATTGTCAAAGCAAGTATGACAACGAAGCAGCAGTTGACTTGGGAAAACTTTCATTTTGGAGAAATTGTAGAATTGAAACAGAGTTAACCATACCTATCAAAAGGTGAATGGTACGTAGaaccaaaaaccaaaatatcttttagcgaaaataaaagattacctttgGTTACGTTACGTTGCTTAACAAAATTACATTTGGTTACACCGCTCCTATGCCGCCGATTATATTGTCGAGATCCAGAAAAACAACAGTAGATATCTAGATCGAATGACTTTAACTTTATTGTATCAACTGACATTTACAAAGCACACTAACAACACCCTCTCAAAATTGGcaatctagaatcaacaattattctctaattttctaattctaaatctcacaaaaacaCACTAGGGACATACCCAGAGACAGAACCAGAAATTTACTAAGCTTAgggcttaaaaataaaatgtagttttttattaaattttaactaaaaaataataattttctaataaatttTTTGGCCAGGCGTGAGGCTCTAGCCCAAACTGCCCTACGCCTGGTACCGTCCTAGACATACCTctcggtatatatatatatatatatatatatatatatatatatatatatatataatgtaatcTATCTAAATAGAATTCAAAATACCCAATAATTAATTGACTTTCTCCCGGACTCCGCAAGTAGCCGCACGTCCGACCGAAACCAAATCCAACAACGGCACGTACTGCATGCTGCTCCCGTACGCGTACGTGTGCTACAGCAGCGCACGCTACAGTAGCTCTATGCTACAGTCGCTTTGGTTAAACGTAGGAATGACgtagtttttaataaaaagattatttcctctcttttgcaggtcatttttttatcatacacTGGCTCTGTATATGGGTTATTCTTAAGAAGCCTGATTCGTGGGACTTAATGATTGCGGCGTATCAATATTTAGAGAATATAGTCCGGGAGTGTTTTAACCAAGGACATGAGTGACGATCTAGTCTTAGGATTGATGGTCTTTAACCAACTTctgttatatttgtttttcctttttgctgATGTGTTTGGCTATATATATCTTAACTATGTAGAGGCAGAAAAGGTAGAAAGTGTTCTTCGGACGTATCACCTTGATGAAATTGATGAAATTGATTAAGTTCAATAAAACttacattatctaaaaaaagatGAGTAGGCACTGGAGTCTTACCACAGCtgcttgtttttcttctatttgtACGGGTCCAGTACAGTGTTCTGTAAGAGAGGACGAGTTTAGTTACCACTTTACCTGAAATTGACACTCAGATCTTCTAACCTGAAGTTCATTTCTCTGTAAATTGTACTACTTCCATTTAATATTTGATACCAGGATTGAGATACtgatattttacaaataactTGAAATTGAACAGGAGTTTACATATGTTTGGACTGGAAATAGCCAAATAGATATGCCCATGGTCACAGCTATGCCCCACAATTGATTGAAAGTTTTGGAGCAAATATTTCCAAACATACACCCAAATCTGTTGCCTTATTGCATAACTGGTAGGTTTTACTGAATATAGGTAGGTTTACTGATGAAGATGCAGGTGAAACGGAAAGCTAAAGATGACGGCACCAAGCCACCAAGTACTCCAAAAGCATCCGAGCAAGTGATACCACCTGATAACACCAAGCCTTATCTGCCACTAATTAATTCTACTTTTGTCCTATGTAACTGCCTTGAACATTCAGCAGGCACTGTGCTTACCACTAATCCTGAGGCTGAGTGAGAGTTTGATCTGTTGCCATTGACAGCAGCAGTTTATGATTGAGAGATCCAGTCAAGGCCCTGTGTTCTCTTTCCTTTTGGTTTCTCTGATGAGAACTACACTGCCAATGGAATGGATCCATGCCTCCAGCAGCTGCAGCCACCATAGCTTTCCCCAGAGTTTCTTTTGCTCGTGATGACATGGCCTTTGCTTTCTTTCCAAGATGCCAGCTTTGTTCAAGATGCAAAGATGAAAAGATCACATCTTTCATCCATGAACAGCGTGTGGCTGTAGCCCATTttctctctgtgtgtgtgtggcagCTCAAGTGCTGCTGTGATGGCTGGAAAAAAGCAGTGGTGAAGAACAGTGCAATGTGTTCCACTGCTGGACTTCACATTTGCAGTCTGTGGCCAGTGTTTCGTGGTCCATTTtgcaacataattaattatctgGGATACTTTTGCATGACAATTTGTCAACCATGCAAAGTTGCAAACTGGTCAAAAACCCTCCAAATTGCAGCTGAAAATTATTAGTTGTGCAGTGATTGAGGTGACATCTTGCACGAGGGGTGGTCAAAAGGGGGGAAATAATCAATGGCCTAGAATTCTAGTTAAGTCAGTATGCTGGTTGAGTGTGACAATTCATGCCCAAAAATGATTTAGAGCTATTTATTATAAGGTTTAGGGATCTTTGGACGCAGtgattttatatacttttttacgggaattaattaaaattggaATGAATTTTATGTCCTTAAAATTCCTCTAAAATACCATGTTTCGAGGAGGTTTGTCTGTTTCCGGTATTGATTTTTATCCTGTGGTTTTGTCGGATGGTTAGTTTGAATCTTTTCCTAGGATAATCAGCTGATAACCTGAATAATTAGTTGAATTGTTAATTATCATATTCAGATTACATGAGTTTCATTATGAAAAGGTACATGTAAGCCCAAGACAAGCAAGAGAGGATTGCTTCGTAAGGATGCAAAGTCAATGATTGCTTGTTGTCCAGTGGTATCGGAGAGAATATGCTAAACTTGACAGTTGAAAGAGATTAGTCCAACTGACCAATTTTTGGACGATTGTTCGTACTGCTTGTAAGCAAAATAAGAAATTCAACGGTCAGTCAACATAAAGTGAGTTTTctataaagaaaaacagaatagCATAAACAGAATTTAGcacctaaaaaaaatcaaactccGGGAAACGCTTCAAAGAACAGTAAATTCCCAAGGTTCAAGAATTCTGAGAGGAATTGTGTctggacaagaaaaaaatacaaggtTAATATCACTCATATATTAGTTTTACAAAGAATAAACATGGACGCCCTCCGTACAACAATAGAAGCATTCTaagcatttaaattttgtctaagaatttaatttatacttgtactatttatcttatcaattatctcgcattcaaatttcttcatATCTCTAACTATATCTAGTTAATGGCACTGtagttttttataactttattttctgctaagtaaactataaataattatattgctAGACGAAGGAAATATATATTCACCAACGCAAGCAGCCACAATCGTGTCTCTCTTAAAAAGAGattcaccctcatcttttggtttttacttctgattataagttaaaatttaaatttttaatcttaatttgaaattaattttgagatttttccaccgaagtctattttttaatattagcttttagattgctatgatcacgtatataaaagttttattaataaattattttttgtttgtaaaaagGCATGTCACGGCTCTAGACACCAAACAAGCAAGTGGTGAGGAAAAAgtgaaatattatatttgtaaataaaaatatgaattaaactttttatatatgtgtttttagaaatttaaaaataaaatattaaaaaataaactatgttaaaaaactttaaaagcaactttaaattaaagttaaaagtttgaattgtagcttataaaaataaataaaagcggAAAGACGAGGCCTCACAGCGTTTTAAGCCAAAC from Oryza brachyantha chromosome 12, ObraRS2, whole genome shotgun sequence encodes:
- the LOC102707180 gene encoding phosphoinositide phospholipase C 2-like, whose product is MGSYAYKYCMCFTRKFRSPAADPPPDVRAAFQAACSSSSSGGCGGGDGLRRFLSQVQGEPPEEVDRILPLLTAPAAGIASRLVGPRQQPAPSLDDFFGFLFSADLNPPIATQVHHDMSAPFSHYYVYTGHNSYLTGNQLNSDSSDVPIIKALQRGVRVIELDMWPNSAKNNVDILHGGTLTAPVEIIRCLKSIKEYAFCSSPYPLVITLEDHLTPDLQAKVAEMLVKTFGDLLFIPSSDPVNEFPSPESLMKKIIISTKPPQEYKKFLKSQDNQNINVGITNLAEEGSLRRIDSNAEESDGKDELDDQDEDSSDEDDSKFQQDTACEYRNLITIHAGKPKGHLRDALKVDPDKVRRLSLSETQLAKATASHGADVIRFTQKNILRVYPKGTRINSSNYDPMNAWTHGAQMVAFNMQGHDKALRLMQGFFRANGGCGYVKKPDFLVRTGPNGEVFDPNASMPVKKTLKVKVYMGDGWRMDFSKTHFDTFSPPDFYTRVGIAGVRADCVMKKTQTIEDQWVPVWNEEFTFPLTVPELAVLRIEVHEYDMSEKHDFGGQTCLPVSELKQGIRAVPLHDRRGNRYKSVRLLMRFDFL